The proteins below come from a single Vanacampus margaritifer isolate UIUO_Vmar chromosome 10, RoL_Vmar_1.0, whole genome shotgun sequence genomic window:
- the npm1b gene encoding nucleophosmin 1b isoform X3 yields MEDDISDMNRPQMYLFGCTLKSDKREYKVDVDDDETEQQLSLKAACLGAEAEDKFHMVEVEALTYDGKATKVPLVVLKPSVLPSMGLGGFEITPPVTLRLLSGSGPVHISGQHFVSVKDSDNEEEEHNTSPVKRPAGLMFGKKVSQGPEISKKANKMKQNGPAPKASGSRAKPQTKTPVPGKDKAQAGQSKSPSLAEIKSKLLTAAKEGRPLPKTEQKFENFVKSSFKIADKQVVTDLWGFVKTLKVEKK; encoded by the exons ATGGAGGATGATATTTCAGACATGAACAGAccgcaaatgtatttattcg GTTGTACCCTCAAATCGGACAAACGGGAGTACAAAGTTGACGTCGACGACGACGAAACGGAACAACAGCTGTCCCTCAAAGCG GCTTGCCTAGGAGCCGAGGCTGAGGACAAGTTCCACATGGTGGAGGTGGAGGCCCTCACTTATGATGGAAAGGCCACCAAAGTACCGCTGGTGGTTCTGAAGCCGTCCGTCTTGCCCTCT ATGGGTTTAGGTGGATTTGAGATCACACCGCCGGTAACATTACGTCTCCTGTCAGGCTCTGGACCGGTTCACATTAGCGGACAGCATTTTGTCA GTGTTAAAGATTCAGACAATGAAGAGGAAGAGCACAACACGTCGCCGGTGAAACGTCCTGCTGGCCTGATGTTTGGGAAGAAGGTTTCACAG GGCCCGGAAATATCGAAGAAGGctaacaaaatgaaacaaaatggccCTGCGCCGAAAGCATCGGGATCGAGGGCTAAGCCACAAACCAAG ACACCTGTTCCAGGAAAAGACAAAGCGCAGGCCGGCCAGTCTAAATCTCCGTCTTTGGCCGAGATAAAGAGCAAGTTATTGACGGCAGCCAAAGAG GGGAGACCGCTGCCCAAGACGGAGCAGAAGTTTGAGAACTTTGTCAAGAGTTCCTTTAAAATCGCAGATAAACAA GTGGTCACGGACCTGTGGGGTTTCGTGAAGACGCTGAAGGTGGAGAAGAAGTAG
- the npm1b gene encoding nucleophosmin 1b isoform X2 encodes MEDDISDMNRPQMYLFGCTLKSDKREYKVDVDDDETEQQLSLKAACLGAEAEDKFHMVEVEALTYDGKATKVPLVVLKPSVLPSMGLGGFEITPPVTLRLLSGSGPVHISGQHFVSVKDSDNEEEEHNTSPVKRPAGLMFGKKVSQKKLKMDSDEDSDEEDDDDDDDDDEDEESDDNEVAPQKAVKKTPVPGKDKAQAGQSKSPSLAEIKSKLLTAAKEGRPLPKTEQKFENFVKSSFKIADKQVVTDLWGFVKTLKVEKK; translated from the exons ATGGAGGATGATATTTCAGACATGAACAGAccgcaaatgtatttattcg GTTGTACCCTCAAATCGGACAAACGGGAGTACAAAGTTGACGTCGACGACGACGAAACGGAACAACAGCTGTCCCTCAAAGCG GCTTGCCTAGGAGCCGAGGCTGAGGACAAGTTCCACATGGTGGAGGTGGAGGCCCTCACTTATGATGGAAAGGCCACCAAAGTACCGCTGGTGGTTCTGAAGCCGTCCGTCTTGCCCTCT ATGGGTTTAGGTGGATTTGAGATCACACCGCCGGTAACATTACGTCTCCTGTCAGGCTCTGGACCGGTTCACATTAGCGGACAGCATTTTGTCA GTGTTAAAGATTCAGACAATGAAGAGGAAGAGCACAACACGTCGCCGGTGAAACGTCCTGCTGGCCTGATGTTTGGGAAGAAGGTTTCACAG AAAAAGCTAAAAATGGATTCTGATGAAGACAGtgatgaggaagatgatgatgacgatgatga tgatgatgaggatgaggagagtGATGACAATGAAGTCGCGCCCCAGAAGGCCGTAAAAAAA ACACCTGTTCCAGGAAAAGACAAAGCGCAGGCCGGCCAGTCTAAATCTCCGTCTTTGGCCGAGATAAAGAGCAAGTTATTGACGGCAGCCAAAGAG GGGAGACCGCTGCCCAAGACGGAGCAGAAGTTTGAGAACTTTGTCAAGAGTTCCTTTAAAATCGCAGATAAACAA GTGGTCACGGACCTGTGGGGTTTCGTGAAGACGCTGAAGGTGGAGAAGAAGTAG
- the npm1b gene encoding nucleophosmin 1b isoform X1, whose product MEDDISDMNRPQMYLFGCTLKSDKREYKVDVDDDETEQQLSLKAACLGAEAEDKFHMVEVEALTYDGKATKVPLVVLKPSVLPSMGLGGFEITPPVTLRLLSGSGPVHISGQHFVSVKDSDNEEEEHNTSPVKRPAGLMFGKKVSQKKLKMDSDEDSDEEDDDDDDDDDEDEESDDNEVAPQKAVKKGPEISKKANKMKQNGPAPKASGSRAKPQTKTPVPGKDKAQAGQSKSPSLAEIKSKLLTAAKEGRPLPKTEQKFENFVKSSFKIADKQVVTDLWGFVKTLKVEKK is encoded by the exons ATGGAGGATGATATTTCAGACATGAACAGAccgcaaatgtatttattcg GTTGTACCCTCAAATCGGACAAACGGGAGTACAAAGTTGACGTCGACGACGACGAAACGGAACAACAGCTGTCCCTCAAAGCG GCTTGCCTAGGAGCCGAGGCTGAGGACAAGTTCCACATGGTGGAGGTGGAGGCCCTCACTTATGATGGAAAGGCCACCAAAGTACCGCTGGTGGTTCTGAAGCCGTCCGTCTTGCCCTCT ATGGGTTTAGGTGGATTTGAGATCACACCGCCGGTAACATTACGTCTCCTGTCAGGCTCTGGACCGGTTCACATTAGCGGACAGCATTTTGTCA GTGTTAAAGATTCAGACAATGAAGAGGAAGAGCACAACACGTCGCCGGTGAAACGTCCTGCTGGCCTGATGTTTGGGAAGAAGGTTTCACAG AAAAAGCTAAAAATGGATTCTGATGAAGACAGtgatgaggaagatgatgatgacgatgatga tgatgatgaggatgaggagagtGATGACAATGAAGTCGCGCCCCAGAAGGCCGTAAAAAAA GGCCCGGAAATATCGAAGAAGGctaacaaaatgaaacaaaatggccCTGCGCCGAAAGCATCGGGATCGAGGGCTAAGCCACAAACCAAG ACACCTGTTCCAGGAAAAGACAAAGCGCAGGCCGGCCAGTCTAAATCTCCGTCTTTGGCCGAGATAAAGAGCAAGTTATTGACGGCAGCCAAAGAG GGGAGACCGCTGCCCAAGACGGAGCAGAAGTTTGAGAACTTTGTCAAGAGTTCCTTTAAAATCGCAGATAAACAA GTGGTCACGGACCTGTGGGGTTTCGTGAAGACGCTGAAGGTGGAGAAGAAGTAG